One segment of Halomonas sp. TD01 DNA contains the following:
- a CDS encoding ATP-grasp domain-containing protein, protein MQKDPNKGYIALLGWSLNAIEAAENFDRRYIVVAPDWAEEYCQKHDIPYVPWNFERLNDRSIEIAETLKEKGVDVAIPLYEETVEWAGAINSLLLDNPRIYGQSLLLRDKALMKRRAQLGGIRVGIFEEAHDKDDVVRFLKRVNQTLLKLDGDPNDPIHLKAFDKAGCLGHRVIRTPDEVDTIPDEEFPVLMESHLDGWEFAVEAWIHDGKIAFLNISEYVTLGYSVFVPASPELEKYREQITTQIEKLIKAFDIDFGLIHPEYFVTSDGEMYFGEVAYRPPGFKVFELLERVYGFNAYQASMLVFDPNSTKEEVAAFFPKEVVDADGFAGCFGVYPRRRVVSRLEIPEETEDHPYFESHELTTPVEETVTKRTAFGTHWGLVYFKGEDAHTIRDLLKRQEDLDFYV, encoded by the coding sequence ATGCAAAAGGATCCCAATAAGGGCTATATCGCCCTATTAGGTTGGAGCCTCAATGCGATCGAAGCGGCAGAGAATTTTGACCGCCGTTACATCGTAGTTGCACCCGACTGGGCCGAGGAGTACTGCCAAAAACATGACATCCCCTACGTTCCATGGAATTTTGAGCGCCTGAATGACCGCTCTATCGAAATTGCTGAAACGCTGAAAGAGAAAGGCGTTGATGTTGCAATTCCGCTTTATGAAGAGACCGTGGAGTGGGCGGGCGCGATTAACTCACTGCTGCTCGATAATCCACGCATTTATGGCCAGTCGCTGTTGCTACGCGACAAAGCACTAATGAAGCGCCGCGCCCAGCTAGGCGGCATTCGCGTGGGTATTTTTGAAGAAGCCCACGATAAAGACGACGTTGTCCGCTTTCTTAAGCGCGTTAACCAAACGCTACTCAAGCTCGATGGTGATCCCAACGACCCCATCCACCTGAAAGCGTTTGATAAGGCTGGCTGTCTTGGCCACCGGGTGATCCGTACACCGGATGAAGTGGATACTATCCCTGACGAAGAATTTCCGGTGCTAATGGAGTCTCACCTGGACGGCTGGGAATTCGCCGTTGAAGCGTGGATTCACGATGGCAAAATCGCGTTTCTGAATATTTCAGAGTACGTGACACTTGGCTATTCAGTGTTTGTGCCCGCTTCTCCAGAGCTCGAAAAGTACCGCGAACAGATCACGACGCAAATCGAAAAACTGATCAAAGCATTTGATATTGATTTCGGCTTAATTCACCCCGAATACTTTGTCACCAGCGACGGTGAAATGTACTTTGGCGAAGTCGCTTATCGCCCACCTGGCTTCAAAGTCTTTGAGCTTCTCGAACGAGTTTACGGCTTTAACGCCTATCAGGCGTCTATGCTGGTCTTCGATCCTAACAGCACCAAAGAAGAAGTCGCTGCCTTCTTTCCAAAAGAAGTGGTCGACGCAGATGGATTCGCGGGTTGCTTTGGCGTATACCCCCGTCGTCGGGTTGTTAGCCGCCTAGAGATTCCTGAAGAAACAGAGGATCACCCCTACTTTGAATCTCACGAACTGACCACACCGGTTGAAGAAACCGTTACTAAACGCACCGCGTTTGGTACCCACTGGGGCTTGGTCTACTTTAAAGGCGAAGACGCACACACTATTCGTGATCTGCTTAAACGCCAAGAAGACCTCGACTTCTATGTATAA
- a CDS encoding DUF1820 family protein yields the protein MAAKPIYRVVVHQQGEIWDLYVREIFQSELWGFIEVEEFVFDDASRVVVDPGAEKLQRTFEGVKRSYLPLNSIVRIDEVEREGPLKAVKSDARVAEFPRPFPLPPRGEG from the coding sequence ATGGCGGCCAAGCCGATTTACCGTGTGGTGGTTCACCAACAAGGTGAAATATGGGATTTATACGTCAGAGAAATCTTTCAAAGCGAACTCTGGGGCTTTATTGAAGTCGAGGAGTTTGTCTTTGACGATGCGTCGCGGGTTGTTGTTGATCCAGGGGCGGAAAAATTGCAGCGCACTTTTGAAGGCGTTAAGCGCAGCTACCTGCCGCTGAACTCCATTGTGCGTATTGATGAAGTCGAACGTGAAGGCCCTTTGAAAGCAGTTAAGAGCGATGCCCGCGTCGCAGAGTTTCCTCGTCCCTTCCCATTGCCGCCTCGTGGGGAAGGGTAA
- a CDS encoding TIGR04211 family SH3 domain-containing protein, with protein sequence MQVNKLRSSCYAAAVGVLLSIGGTPAFAQSDNQAWVSDELSTYVRSGPTDGYRIVGTLNAGEQVEVLETSGDYTRVRSNSGDTVWVLSSELQQNPSAREQLPVLQAQVDELTQELNGINDTWDQRVSSMTETLDIREQRIVELEARNRELDSEAEQSRQQVRALQARLDTQEEDLLMRYFMYGGGVAGAGLLVGLIVPHLPRRRKKRDRWF encoded by the coding sequence ATGCAAGTAAATAAACTTCGTAGTAGTTGTTACGCCGCTGCTGTTGGCGTGTTGTTGAGTATCGGAGGAACTCCTGCATTTGCCCAGTCTGATAACCAAGCCTGGGTAAGTGATGAGCTAAGCACGTATGTGCGTAGCGGCCCCACCGATGGCTATCGCATTGTAGGAACGTTAAATGCGGGTGAGCAAGTCGAGGTGCTTGAAACAAGCGGTGATTATACTCGTGTACGCAGCAATAGCGGCGATACAGTTTGGGTGCTCAGCAGCGAGCTACAGCAAAACCCGAGTGCCCGTGAACAGTTGCCTGTATTACAAGCGCAAGTAGATGAGCTCACTCAAGAGTTGAATGGTATTAACGATACTTGGGATCAACGAGTATCTTCTATGACAGAAACGCTTGATATCCGTGAACAGCGGATCGTCGAGTTAGAAGCGCGTAACCGAGAACTCGATAGTGAAGCAGAGCAGTCTCGGCAGCAGGTGCGTGCATTGCAGGCGCGTCTAGACACGCAAGAAGAAGACTTACTTATGCGCTATTTCATGTATGGCGGCGGGGTTGCCGGGGCTGGGTTATTAGTCGGTCTGATTGTTCCCCATTTACCGCGTCGTCGTAAGAAGAGAGATCGCTGGTTTTAA